TACTAAAGAGCTTTTCTGGATAAGGGATTTCTTCCTTTTCAGAGAAATAAGGCATCTCTGTTTGCGTACATGATATTTTTTCCAGTTTAACTTGTTTACTCAGAGGCAGTAAGGGTGTGATTGCATTGCATGTACTATAGGAGAGCATCTTATCACATTTTGTAGTGATATGGTCTTCCTACATCGACTTAGTGTTAATTCAAAATAATTATGACATGAGTTCAAATATTCTGTGATTGTGTGATACTTGAATGTTCCTATTGTTCCAACCCGCATCGTTGATCCTCGTCACACGTTATTTTTCTCCCGTCAGAAagcattgcggctcaaattacAGAAAACTAGGGGAATGCACTGGTTCTTTTTTGTTTAATATGTGTTGCTTTCTTGAGCAGAACTTCAACAGCGAAGAACTGAAGAAGGAATTTGATGACATTGACAACCTTACTGAAAAGAGACTGAATGAGCTGTTAGATTTGTTCCTAGAAGATTTCAAGGCCAACTTAATAGAGGCACATGGGTGGCCAACGGGTGGTTCATCGGCCTACAAAGTTGCCAAAGCTGCCCTCAATGCGTACACAAGGATCCTTGCCAAGAAGTACCCTACGATGCGTATCAACTGTCTGACACCCGGTTATGTCAAGACTGACATGTCAATGCACATGGGAATATTGACACCTGAGGAGGGTGCTAGCAACCCTGTGAAGGTTGCTCTCTTGCCTGACGATGGTCCTACTGGTGCTTATTTTGACAGGAACGGCGAGGCGTCTTATGTGTGATCTTGCCATACAAATAAAGTTTCTGCCGGTCTTACTTTCAGAATATGAGACAAAATGAGTTATCCTGTAATAGCTGTCAATAAAATGATGCAGTTTGATGTGTGCCCTCAATTAATCGTCATGCTGATGCCGAAGATGAACTGGTAGAACTTCTGAGCTCCTCTGCTTTCTGCATGGAATCTTTTGAAATTATTGCAATGGAGTAGGATATGCTCCGGCATGGTGTCACTGGTTATATTGAGATGATATTTATACCATGTTCGCAGGACAGAGCACCCACGCTCTGCTCTGTACCGCTGCCATTTCGATCTGCAACGCCTTCATCAAATTGGCATTTGAATTGTTCGATCCCTTCGTCAAATTGGCATTTGAATTGTTCGATCAGTTGTCTATCTGGGTATGGGCACAGTCCAACGAGGCGGCAACACGCACAGGCACGTGTGGGTGCTGTCATGATATTGATATCTGTGCCGGACGAGGACAACCAGCACCACAAAGACGACCAAGATATGACCGAGTTGGTTATAAATCTCTTGCTCTCTTCCTCCCCGTATCTGATTGTGACCAACCCATCGATCTCTGTGATCCTGTTGTTGGAGCTCGAGGTTTTTCACATCATGGAGGGAGCCATCTCCAGCCCGTCAAACACGAGGTTTGCCCACGAATGCTTTGCTCTTCCTCTTGACGCTGCCTTTGCTAGAATGAACCTTGAATGTATGTATGTACTGCCATGATCGATCGTTGCCATTGCTACTTTGCTAGGGTTGCCGTCGTCACCGGTGGGAATAAGGGGATCGGTTTCGAGGTGTGCCGGCAACTGGCAAATGGCGGCGTGATGGTCGTTCTGACGGCCCGAGATGAAACGAGGGGCAGGGAGGCTGTCGAGAAGCTCAAAGGGCTAGGGGTCACCGGCATCTTCTTCCATGAGCTAGAGATCATCGACGCTTCGAGTATTTCTACACTGGCTGACTTTCTGAAGAGCAGTTTTGGCAAGCTAGACATTCTGGCAAGTCTTTCGTTTCATTTTGTGCTCCAGCTGCTAGCTGCatagatgtttttttttttgttgagatGTGCATCGAAGGTTTTAGGCACTGCTGATAGGTAGTTGTACTATGTTAACCTGCAGGTGAATAATGCCGCAGTTGGTGGGGTTGAGTACGATCAAGGGCTCGATACCAACGAGGAAAAGGTGAGGCCACGTTGGACCTGAAATAAACACAAACAAAGGTCATTGATAAACTGAAAGTTACATCAAAGTCAAAGCTGATCGAATGTTACGAATCATTGTAAGAACCTGGGGGGCTTAATTTGTTCTCAGATTGCTTGGTCAAATAAACTGAACAAGTTTACTTGTCGGTGCATACAACAGTTTGGTGGCCTGGATTTCCACCAGAGAGTTGAATGGATGATGAAGAACGCCCAGGAGCCCATAGGTGCTGCAAAGAAGAGCGTGCAGACGAACTACTATGGCACGAAGCATGTAACCGAAGCCCTGCTGCCTCTGCTGCAATCTTCCTCTGACGGTAGAATAGTGAACGTCTCCTCTGATTATGGGCTGCTAAAGGTAAACGTTTGagtccttttttctttttctttttag
This region of Lolium perenne isolate Kyuss_39 chromosome 2, Kyuss_2.0, whole genome shotgun sequence genomic DNA includes:
- the LOC127335717 gene encoding (+)-neomenthol dehydrogenase; this translates as MLRHGVTGYIEMIFIPCSQDRAPTLCSVPLPFRSATPSSNWHLNCSIPSSNWHLNCSISCLSGYGHSPTRRQHAQARVGAVMILISVPDEDNQHHKDDQDMTELVINLLLSSSPYLIVTNPSISVILLLELEVFHIMEGAISSPSNTRVAVVTGGNKGIGFEVCRQLANGGVMVVLTARDETRGREAVEKLKGLGVTGIFFHELEIIDASSISTLADFLKSSFGKLDILVNNAAVGGVEYDQGLDTNEEKFGGLDFHQRVEWMMKNAQEPIGAAKKSVQTNYYGTKHVTEALLPLLQSSSDGRIVNVSSDYGLLKHISSEEVRQELNDIDSLTVERLDEMLNKFLKDFEAGVLGPQGWPTKFSAYKVAKAAMNAYSRILARRHPAVRVNCVHPGFVKTDMSMRSGVLTPEEGARNVVKVALLPDDGPTGAYFSKGEEASFL